A single genomic interval of Nostoc commune NIES-4072 harbors:
- the grxD gene encoding Grx4 family monothiol glutaredoxin, giving the protein MTPELKEKIDNLLQQNKIMVFMKGNKLMPQCGFSNNVVQILNTLGVPFETIDVLSDSEIRQGIKEYSNWPTIPQVYINGEFVGGSDILIEMYQKGELQQKVEVALAS; this is encoded by the coding sequence ATGACGCCAGAACTCAAAGAGAAAATTGATAACTTGCTACAACAGAACAAGATTATGGTTTTCATGAAGGGAAACAAGTTAATGCCCCAATGTGGTTTCTCCAACAACGTTGTGCAGATTCTCAATACCTTGGGTGTTCCCTTCGAGACAATCGACGTTCTATCAGATTCTGAAATCCGTCAAGGAATTAAGGAATACTCTAACTGGCCGACAATTCCCCAAGTGTATATCAATGGTGAATTCGTTGGCGGTTCTGACATTTTGATTGAAATGTACCAAAAAGGTGAATTGCAGCAAAAGGTAGAGGTAGCTTTAGCCTCGTAA